AGATTGGTTGTGGATACGGCTTTTTTGTTGATTATTTAAGCAAAAGGGATTATGACATAGAAGGAATTGAAATTAGTGCTGAGCGCAGGGAGATTGCTAATTCAATTTGTAAAAATAAGATAAGAGATACGAATCTTTTAATCAATACTACTGAAGATTCTGTACAAGAAATTTCTGAAAAAATGTACGACTTAATTTGCATGTTTCAGGTGTTGGAACATATTTCTGAGCCGAACCAGTTTTTGGAAAAAATTAAGAATAGGTATATGAAAGAAAGCAGTTTATTGCTGATAGAAGTGCCAAATCTAAGTGATAATATGCTTCGAGTATCGAAAGAGTATAATGACTTTTATTGGCAAAGAGCACATCTTGTCTATTATGACGTAAATACGCTTAAAATGGTACTTAAAAATGCCGGGTACGTAATAGTTGATGCGTTTACTAACCAGAGGTACAGTATTGAAAATGCATTTAACTGGATGATTGAGGGCACTCCTCAATTTGACAAACCCTCATTTGAATTAGAAGGGCCGCTAAATTGGTTGGAAAATTATTATAAAAAGACTCTAAAAGAAAATTTAAGTGCTGATACACTTGTAATAATTGCCAGAAAATCTGACGTGTAATTGTTATTTAAATATTTTATTTAAATTATATAACAGAAAGTGAAGGGGAGTTTTGATTAAATTACCAGAGTATGAAAAACGATTTGAGTATGAAAATAATTTTATATTATCTTGTGATAATAGCAGAATTGGAAAGATGCTTGCTCATTATGAGCTTTTTAAATTAACCCAGGAATTGCCCGGAGCAATCATTGAATGTGGTGTTTTTAAAGGAGCAAGTTTAATACGATTTGCAAGTTTCCGGGATTTATTCGAGTGCAATGATTCCAGAAAAATTATTGGTTTTGATATCTTTGGTAAGTTTCCTGAGACGAATTTCAAAGATGACGAAGCATTTCGAGATAATTTTATTCTAGCTGCAGGTGAAGAATCAATATCAGAAAATCAATTATTTGAAGTCTTGAATAAAAAAGGAGTGGATCAGAATATTGAATTAATAAAGGGCGATATTACTGAAACAATTCCTGAATATATTAAAAACAATCCTTATTTAAAAATATCATTAGTTAATTTGGACACTGATATATATGAGCCGGCAGTCACTGTTTTGGAAAATTTATGGCCAAGAATTGTAAAAGGTGGGATATTGGTGCTGGACGATTACGGAGTTTTTCCAGGTGAAACAAAAGCTGTAGATGAATTCTTTAAAGAGAAAAATGTAAAAATAAGAAAATTTAAATTTTCTTTAACACCAAGTTATATTGTAAAAGAATAACTGAGAAATGTAGGATAATGAAAGGGGGTTACCATGAAAGTATTATTGATTTCATATGATAATGATAATAGCATAGCATATTTCCCTTTGGGACTTGGCTATTTGGCAGCTGCAATCAGAGATGCAGGACATGCGGTTGAGATATATCAACAGGATGTCTATCACTATCCACCAGAGCATTTAACCGACTATATAAATAACAATATTTTTGATATTGTTGGTTTAGGTGCATGCGGTGGCTATTTTCAGTATGATATGATAAAGAGAAATCTTGAAGCAATAAATAAAGTTAAAAATAAGCCAACGATTATTTTAGGTGGTCATTTACCATCACCGGAACCTGAGTTTTTCTTAAGACGATTTAATGCTGATTTTGTTGTTTTAGGCGAAGGTGAAGAAACTACTGTTGAACTTTTGAATAAACTAAAAGATGAAAATATAGATTTCGCAACGATAAAAGGGATTGCTTATGTTGATAAAAAAGGCCAATTTATACAAACGGAAAGACGAGAACCAATAAAAAATATCGATCAAATAGGTATACCGGCATATGATTTATTTGAGATGGAACAATATGTTTTGTACCCAGCTCCTAACAAAGCAAGAAAAGATCGATCAATGGTGATGTTAAGTGGGCGCGGTTGCCCTTTTAAGTGCAATTTCTGTTATCGTATGGATCAGGGATTTCGACCAAGATCAGCTAGTTCAATCATTGTAGAAATAAAGTTTTTAGTTGAGAAGTTTCATGTCTCTTATATTATTTTCTGGGATGAGTTATTAATGTCATCAATTCCCAGAATCTATGAATTCTGCGAAGCGTTATTAAAAGAGGGTATCAAGATAAAATGGTATTGTAACGGGCGACTCAACTTTGCTTCTAAAGACAAAAAAATGCTTGTACTGATGAAAGAAGCGGGGTGTGTTTTTATTAACTATGGAATTGAGTCTATGGATGACAAATGCCTTAAGTTAATGCATAAGAACTTGACAACCGAGATGATCATAAAAGGAATAGAAAATACAATTGAAGCAGGTATCAGCCCTGGATTAAACATTATTTTTGGTAATTTAGGTGAGAATCGAAGTGTAATCGAAAAAGATGTTGAATTCTTACTAAAATATGATGATCATGCTCAATTACGAACAATTAGACCAGTTACGCCATACCCTGGGACAGATTTATATAATTTGGCAATAGAAAAGGGATTAATCAAAAACATTGAGGATTTTTACGAAGTTAAGCATCGGAACTCAGATCTGCTTACATGTAATTTCACTGATATGACGGATGAAGAGTTTTACGAATGTCTATATTGGGCAAATTCGGTTTTACTGGAAAATTATATAGATAATCTAAGGGAAAGAAATAGGCAAATTTTAGAAGATTTATATCATAAAAAGAATACAGATTTTAGAGGCTTTAGGATGGTATAGCTTTTATTTTAGTTTTCAATGACTGACATAGTAGCCAGGATTTTTTCAATAGTTAAAAAAACTTGCCACACTTGTTGTCACATATTGTAGGTGGTTATTTTTTCTGCTATAATCTGCTAAGATTATAGCATTTTACTTCAGGAGGATTTGTCAGTGAGATTGAATTCATTGGTGGGGGAAACTACCTATAGAAAACTAAAATTAAACACCATTGCTCAGTCTGACTCGCTGGCAAAATTGTCAAGTGGACTCAGAATAAACAGCGCTAAAGATAATGCGGCTGGGTTGGCGATCAGTGAAAAGATGAGTTCTCAAATCAGGGGACTTAATCAGGCTAGTCGGAATGCTCAGGACGGGATATCGTTAGTGCAAACCGCTGAAGGTGGGTTATCGGTCATTAATGAACCATATCTACAAAGGTTAAGAGAATTAGTAATTCAATCATCGAATGATACGCTTAATGATTCTGATAGAGAAATGATTCAGATTGAAGTAGAGGAAATCATTAAAGCCATTGATGGAGTAGCCAATGATACAGCCCCGTTCATTGTTGATGGCAACACAATCACCGTTGAAGAATCATTTTCAGGTGCAGGTTTGCCCGAAGAGTTCACAGTATATAATGACGAAGGATTAGCTATACAGGCTAATGGGGTGATTTCAGGAGCGGGTATTGTACTACAACCAGATGAGCTAAGGATTGGCCAATACTCTGATATCGGGGGGAGCGTATACATGGACAGATACTGGTCAAGTTGTTGGAGATAGTGGTTATGCGGTGATGTGGAATGAACGCAATCTGGTTTCTGGTTCTACAATTGACCTGAATACATTCTATGGAATTTCAGAGCCTTCAACATTACCATCTTTGTCTAGAATATATGATATAATACTTCAAACAGGTGCTAATTCAGGCAATGAGTTTAAAGTTGAATTGTCTGATGTGCGAACGTTGAAATTAGGGGTAAGCGACTTGAACCTATCTACAAGAATGGCTGCAAACGGTGCAATTGACACCATAGATAAGGCAATTGGCATTGTATTGAAAGAAAGATCAAAGTATGGCGCTTATCAGAATGGTCTTGAACATATAATCAACAATGTAGATAATACATCCGAAAACCTCCGGGCTTCAGAAAGTCGTATTGCTGATGTTGATATGGCTAAGGAGATGATGACGCTTACAAAGGCGAATATCCTTGTACAGGCTTCGTCCTCAATGCTGGCGCAGAGTAATAATATCAATACGGAAATGGTACAGGGGTTAATTCAATCGTTTTAAAGATAGATTGTTTAGCTAGGGTACCGATCACCAATATATAACCATAAAGATAATAATCAGGCAGGTCTTAGCTCTTGATAAGCTTCACCTGCCTGTAATCTTTTCTGGCTTTATTGAAATAACTCACCATTATTTTCTTCTGTAATTGCATTTGATATCCGGATCATACCGAGTAATCCGCATTGTTTCCCTCAAAAGTGAGTTGACCAGGGCCAACACATCATCTAAAGCCTCTTTTGAATCCTTATCGGGGACAACATTATAAAGAATATCGAAAGCATCCTGAATATCTACATCTTTATCTAACTTAACGCGCATTGCTACCACCTATCTTAAAAATTATTGTACATTATAATAATACCATAAAATCCTCGGATAGTTAAACAACTTTTTCAACTTAAATTGTTAATATTGATGTCTTTAAATAGACGATGATAAAATAAAAGTAAATACTTCTCATTTTTGTATATGAAAAGTATTTACTATGCTTGATGCTTGTTAAATGCATGAGGAGCAATAAATTCTGTGATCTATTTAGCCAGCTCTATTGCTGATAAAAACAAGATGGACACTAAGATTTAGTTTTTATTGCTTTCGTCTTTCTCAATTTCTTGAATCTTGCGATCAATCGTTTCCTTATAATCATTAAGTCCATCGGTCACCGATGCCACTAATGTTTTAGCATTGTCAACCACTTCATGGTTCCCCTTGGAAACACAGATTCCGCCAAGAACTGCGCCGATAATTGAACCAACCAAGAGACCACCCAAAAATTTCTTATTATTTGAACTTTTCATGTTTTTTTCTCCTTTTATTTTCAATTTATGCCTGATAACTGATTGGGGTAACCAGATCTTCTAGCATGGAATAACAGTCATCATAATCCATGATTTTAGGTACTGGATAGGTAGGGTTTCCTTCTTTTAAGATGCGTTCGGTTAAAAACCCGATGTCCTCTGGTTTAAGTTTATCAATGGTTTCTGGTATATCCATATTACGATTCATTTCTTTTACTTTATTAATAAATCGGCTGGCCAGAACGTTTTCTCCTTCTTCCAAATGACCAAGTCCGGAATAAACAGCCAGTTCAGACAGTTTCTTTTCGATTTTGTTTTTGGAGAAATCCAGTACATGGGGGAGGATTACGGCGTTGGCAAAGCCGTGAGGGACACCATATAGACCACCCAGGTTATGGGCAATGGCGTGGACGTAACCGACATAAGCCCTGGTAAAGGCAACCCCTGCATCAAAGGAAGCTTTTAGCATATTTTCACGCAGTTCAAGGTTTGTTCCATCGGCATATACTTTTTCCAGATCATTTAGGATGATCTTGGTGGCATTCAGGGCTTTTTCTTTTACAAAAGGTGTGTCATACCAGCCATTATAAGCTTCAACCGCGTGGGTCAGGGCATCCATTCCGGTATGAGCGGTTAAGAAGTTTGGCAAACCAATTGTCAGTTCCGGATCCAGGCAGGCGGCAATGGGGACCAGTTTAGGATCGTTAATCGCAAATTTTTCATGATTGGCAGAGTTAGTGATAACAGCTGCAATCGTGGCCTCAGATCCGGTACCGGCAGTGGTTGGAACAGCAAAAAATGGCGGCAGCTTTTTGGTAAGTTTAAACAGGCCTTTCATTTTTTCAATAGACTTCTTGTTGGTCATCCGGGCGCCAATGATTTTAGCGCAATCCATTGAAGAGCCGCCGCCGAAAGCGACAATTCCATTACAATGATTGTTTTTGTAGATTGCCAGACCATCTTCAATATTTTCAAAAGTTGGATTTGGTTGAACGCCATCAAATACGGTGTAATGAATATCCGCGTTTTTCAGAGCTTCCATAAAAGTATCAAGAAGGCCCAGGTTCATTAAGGGTTTGTCAGTGACAATCAGAACATGGTCAACTTTACAGGCTTTGATGACTTCCGGAAAGCGTTTGATCATTCCCGGTCCCGATAAAACTGAGGGCGTTGGCATTTTAATAACCGCCATAGCCCCTTTCATAACAACATGTGTACTTCGATAAGCCAATTTTTTTAATTCCATTATATTCTCCTTATTATTTGTTTCAGCCGCCGCTGCAGACCGGGAAAAATACGACCCGATCATTTTCATTTAGTAAAAGTCTGCCAATTAATTTTTGGTGGCTGATTTTTCCGTTGATGGTTATATGACATCGCTTTGCCGTTTGATAGACTTCTTTTGAGTAGTTCTTCTTAATCATGAGAAGCAATCCCTCAAGGGAGGTGGCAGAGAGACTTTCCTCAGATTTTCCGGTCAATTTTGCCAGCTCCCCTTTGTATTCAACCAGGACCATTATCCAATTGCCAGCCGCTTCAGTGTTTTTTCAGCTGGAACGCCGTCTTTAGTCCAGCCTCGGGTCTGATAATAAAGCGGCAGCATGGTATCGAGATCGACTTTGGAATTCGGGTCATCAGGATCCTGAATCTCATCGGTTAAACGTTTGGGTAAGCTGTCGTCTTTATGGCTTAAGCCCTCTCTTAAATTGAAGAGCCGCTCGATGTTGTAGGCACGCTCTCCAATTTGCAGGAACTCACCGGTAGTCATTTTGAGACCAGTAGCCAGTTCAACGGCTTTGGCCTGGGGAATTAAGAACATTGAGTTGATCGGCAGAGCGTTTGGCATCATCGGCCAGATATTTCTCAACACACCGCGAGCACCCCCCATTGCTTTTCCGGTTATACCGGTAACTGGATGTGAAGGTCCCAGATCAAACATGAGCTTGGGGATCATTGATTGCAGGCCGAATAGGCAGAAACCCGCTGATGAAACAGCTTCCATAGCATTTTGTAAAAATACCGTGAGCTCAGCCTTTCCTTCTGTAGTAGTCTGTCCCATACTCACAACCCCGATGGATTCCATCAGTGCCAGGTAACCGCCGTTTAAATGACATCCACCCCGGTTGGAGGTGGCATAACCCAGGCCCATACCCACAGATTTACGGGGTTCATAGGAGGCCAGCTCCAGACCCTTGGCATGGATTGCAAAATCTGATCCGCCATATTTCTGACTCAGACGCAGAGTCCCATCGGCCAGCTCATCGTAGGGTTTTTCCCGTTTGGCTATTTTTTCGATCACTTCGAGCAGATTATCGGTTTTGCCAAAACGCAGACCAAAATCGGCCAGTCCTTTTTCATAAAGTTCCATGGCAAAGGCGATGGTACCAGCTAAGGAGATGGTATCCATTCCCAGAATATCAGCCTGATAATTGATTTCGTTAATCAGCTGCAGGTCATCATTTTCAATGTTTGATCCAAACAGCCCCAGCGTTTCAAATTCCGGTCCTTTTACTTCTTTATTATTAACGATTACCCGTCGTTCGCAGCGAATAGGGCAGGAGATGCAGCCGCTGTTTCTGACTAAAAGTGTATCAGCCAAGGTTTCACCAGAAATTGCGTCAGCTTTTTCCCATTGACCCTTTTGGAAATTTCTGGTCGGCAGAGCCCCGGACATATTGGCCTTGTTTACTAATCCGGCAGAGCCGTACAAGCCTAGAGCTTCTCCGGTCATGGGATGATTTTTAGAAAAGGCCACCCATTTTTTTGTATATTCTTTAAAGCCTTCAGGGTCCTTTATTTCAGTTTTTTTTGACCCGTAGGCAACGATGCCCTTCAAGTTTTTAGAACCCATTACAGCTCCAGCGCCACAACGTCCGGCTACCCGTTCTCCGGAGACGGCAGCGGCATATTTGACCAGGTTTTCACCAGCCGGACCGATTACCAGTTTACCATAATTTTTAGGCAGGCTCTCCTGAACCGTTTCGGCGTCAAGGCCCCATAAAAGTTTGGCATCCTGAATAATGACTTCACCATCTAGAATAGTGATCAGACAGGGTTTTTTACTTTTTCCAGTGATAATCAGACCATCGACACCGGCTTTTTTGAGCATAACACCAAATTGACCACCGCAGTTCGACGAGGCAATCCCACCGGTCAGCACATTTTTAAAGGTCATATTAAAGCGGCTGGAAGATGGGGCGCCGGTATTGTTCATCAGTCCGGTGTTAACAATCAGAATACTTTCTTCAGCTAAAGGATCAGTTCCTTCTGGCAGAAGGTCGTATAAGAGTTTAGCTGCCAGAGCTTTTCCGCCTAAGTAGTTTTTGACTAAGTCTCTTCGAATCAGAACAGTCTTGACCTGGCGAGTACTTAGATCGATGCTTATGTAATTTACGCCATTCATTGTTTTACCTCCATCTTGATAGCACCGAGTGGACAATTTACGGCACACTGATTACAGCCAACGCATTTATTGGGTTCTTCGAGTTTGGCATAAACTTTTAAATCACCTTTAAATCGCGGATAACTAATTTTTATTGCATCAAAGATGCAGACATCTGCACAAACGCCGCAGGCACTGCAGAGTTTGCGGTCTACAACCGGTTTTTCCACTGTGCTTTAGGGATTTTTTCCCCAGCCTGACCCTTTTCATCAAGAATCGCACTTTTAGGACAACCTTTCTGACAGACGCCACATTCAATACAGCGTTTTTCATTGATAACATGCTGTTTCTTCTTATCGCCGGTAATGGCCATTACTGGACAATTTTTTGCACACAGCTGACAGCCAATACAGCGGTCAGTTATTTGATAGGCCATTCTTTCACCTCCTAGTTATTCTTGTATATAGGCATTTGCGAAATGCCATAACCCGCATAATAGCGGGATATTTTTAACATAAAAAAATATAACTCCTCA
This genomic interval from Eubacteriaceae bacterium ES3 contains the following:
- a CDS encoding class I SAM-dependent methyltransferase; amino-acid sequence: MGFKCIYCNGVEFEPIAQELRDSKSYKVVKCCNCGIVQLDKIPDVSEDQEYYDKDKQMKSIIPDFSIEKLRENAIPDLERRYNYILEIEKKMHKIETILEIGCGYGFFVDYLSKRDYDIEGIEISAERREIANSICKNKIRDTNLLINTTEDSVQEISEKMYDLICMFQVLEHISEPNQFLEKIKNRYMKESSLLLIEVPNLSDNMLRVSKEYNDFYWQRAHLVYYDVNTLKMVLKNAGYVIVDAFTNQRYSIENAFNWMIEGTPQFDKPSFELEGPLNWLENYYKKTLKENLSADTLVIIARKSDV
- a CDS encoding TylF/MycF/NovP-related O-methyltransferase — protein: MIKLPEYEKRFEYENNFILSCDNSRIGKMLAHYELFKLTQELPGAIIECGVFKGASLIRFASFRDLFECNDSRKIIGFDIFGKFPETNFKDDEAFRDNFILAAGEESISENQLFEVLNKKGVDQNIELIKGDITETIPEYIKNNPYLKISLVNLDTDIYEPAVTVLENLWPRIVKGGILVLDDYGVFPGETKAVDEFFKEKNVKIRKFKFSLTPSYIVKE
- a CDS encoding radical SAM protein yields the protein MKVLLISYDNDNSIAYFPLGLGYLAAAIRDAGHAVEIYQQDVYHYPPEHLTDYINNNIFDIVGLGACGGYFQYDMIKRNLEAINKVKNKPTIILGGHLPSPEPEFFLRRFNADFVVLGEGEETTVELLNKLKDENIDFATIKGIAYVDKKGQFIQTERREPIKNIDQIGIPAYDLFEMEQYVLYPAPNKARKDRSMVMLSGRGCPFKCNFCYRMDQGFRPRSASSIIVEIKFLVEKFHVSYIIFWDELLMSSIPRIYEFCEALLKEGIKIKWYCNGRLNFASKDKKMLVLMKEAGCVFINYGIESMDDKCLKLMHKNLTTEMIIKGIENTIEAGISPGLNIIFGNLGENRSVIEKDVEFLLKYDDHAQLRTIRPVTPYPGTDLYNLAIEKGLIKNIEDFYEVKHRNSDLLTCNFTDMTDEEFYECLYWANSVLLENYIDNLRERNRQILEDLYHKKNTDFRGFRMV
- a CDS encoding flagellin, which encodes MWNERNLVSGSTIDLNTFYGISEPSTLPSLSRIYDIILQTGANSGNEFKVELSDVRTLKLGVSDLNLSTRMAANGAIDTIDKAIGIVLKERSKYGAYQNGLEHIINNVDNTSENLRASESRIADVDMAKEMMTLTKANILVQASSSMLAQSNNINTEMVQGLIQSF
- a CDS encoding YtxH domain-containing protein, which produces MKSSNNKKFLGGLLVGSIIGAVLGGICVSKGNHEVVDNAKTLVASVTDGLNDYKETIDRKIQEIEKDESNKN
- a CDS encoding iron-containing alcohol dehydrogenase, which gives rise to MELKKLAYRSTHVVMKGAMAVIKMPTPSVLSGPGMIKRFPEVIKACKVDHVLIVTDKPLMNLGLLDTFMEALKNADIHYTVFDGVQPNPTFENIEDGLAIYKNNHCNGIVAFGGGSSMDCAKIIGARMTNKKSIEKMKGLFKLTKKLPPFFAVPTTAGTGSEATIAAVITNSANHEKFAINDPKLVPIAACLDPELTIGLPNFLTAHTGMDALTHAVEAYNGWYDTPFVKEKALNATKIILNDLEKVYADGTNLELRENMLKASFDAGVAFTRAYVGYVHAIAHNLGGLYGVPHGFANAVILPHVLDFSKNKIEKKLSELAVYSGLGHLEEGENVLASRFINKVKEMNRNMDIPETIDKLKPEDIGFLTERILKEGNPTYPVPKIMDYDDCYSMLEDLVTPISYQA
- a CDS encoding MoaD/ThiS family protein, giving the protein MVLVEYKGELAKLTGKSEESLSATSLEGLLLMIKKNYSKEVYQTAKRCHITINGKISHQKLIGRLLLNENDRVVFFPVCSGG
- a CDS encoding aldehyde ferredoxin oxidoreductase family protein; this translates as MNGVNYISIDLSTRQVKTVLIRRDLVKNYLGGKALAAKLLYDLLPEGTDPLAEESILIVNTGLMNNTGAPSSSRFNMTFKNVLTGGIASSNCGGQFGVMLKKAGVDGLIITGKSKKPCLITILDGEVIIQDAKLLWGLDAETVQESLPKNYGKLVIGPAGENLVKYAAAVSGERVAGRCGAGAVMGSKNLKGIVAYGSKKTEIKDPEGFKEYTKKWVAFSKNHPMTGEALGLYGSAGLVNKANMSGALPTRNFQKGQWEKADAISGETLADTLLVRNSGCISCPIRCERRVIVNNKEVKGPEFETLGLFGSNIENDDLQLINEINYQADILGMDTISLAGTIAFAMELYEKGLADFGLRFGKTDNLLEVIEKIAKREKPYDELADGTLRLSQKYGGSDFAIHAKGLELASYEPRKSVGMGLGYATSNRGGCHLNGGYLALMESIGVVSMGQTTTEGKAELTVFLQNAMEAVSSAGFCLFGLQSMIPKLMFDLGPSHPVTGITGKAMGGARGVLRNIWPMMPNALPINSMFLIPQAKAVELATGLKMTTGEFLQIGERAYNIERLFNLREGLSHKDDSLPKRLTDEIQDPDDPNSKVDLDTMLPLYYQTRGWTKDGVPAEKTLKRLAIG
- a CDS encoding 4Fe-4S binding protein gives rise to the protein MEKPVVDRKLCSACGVCADVCIFDAIKISYPRFKGDLKVYAKLEEPNKCVGCNQCAVNCPLGAIKMEVKQ
- a CDS encoding 4Fe-4S binding protein, whose translation is MAYQITDRCIGCQLCAKNCPVMAITGDKKKQHVINEKRCIECGVCQKGCPKSAILDEKGQAGEKIPKAQWKNRL